From Bradyrhizobium erythrophlei:
CGCCGCGAACTCGATCCGAAGATTGCGCTGATCGGCTTCTGCGGCGCGCCCTGGACGGTCGCGACCTATATGGTGGCAGGCCACGGCACGCCGGATCAGGCGCCGGCGCGGATGATGGCCTATTCGCAACCCGCCGCATTTGCGAAAATCATCGACGCGCTGGTCGAGAATTCGGTTCAATACCTGCTCGGGCAACTCGCAGCCGGCGCCGACGTGCTGCAGATCTTCGACACCTGGGCCGGCGTGCTGCCGCCGCGCGAATTTGCGCGCTGGTCGGTCGAGCCGACCAGGCGCATCGTCGCAGGCGTCCGCGCCAAAGTGCCTGACGCAAAGATCGTCGGCTTTCCCCGAGGCGCCGGCGCGCTGCTGCCGGGATATGTGGAGGCGACCGGCGTCGATGCCGTCAGCATCGACTGGGCCGCCGAGCCGTCGCTGATCCGCGAGTGCGTGCAAACCAAAGTCGCGGTGCAGGGCAATCTCGATCCGCTGGTGCTGATCGCGGGAGGCGCTGCGCTCGATGCCGCGGTCGATGACGTGCTGGCGAATTACGCAAAAGGCCGGCTGATCTTCAACCTCGGCCACGGCATCCAGCCGGAAACCCCGATCGCGCATGTCGAGCAGATGCTGACGCGGGTGCGCGCGTTTAAGGAATGAACATCAAGCTAAGAATGTCGTACCCGCGAACCCAAGGTATCCAGTAATCGCCAGCGACGGCGATAGAACCGAAAGGCCGCGGCGTACTGGATCATCCGCCTTCGCGGATGATGACGAGGGTATTTGCTGGGGCACCCTCGAGCCATCACACCGGCCGGCTACGGTCGATGATCCCGGCTGCCCCCCCGGCCAGGAGTTCGAGCCCGACGGCGCGGCCGAGCTCGCGCGGGCGGTCGGCGGGTCCGGAGCGCGAGACCTCGATGAACAGGCCGCCGGCTTCGTCGAGCACCGAGGCGGTCAGCGACATCTGCGTACCGTCGATCGAGGAAAATCCAGCGATCGGCGAATTGCAATGGCCGTTGAGCACCCACAGCACCTCGCGTTCGGCGTCGGCGCTTTGATGCGCGGCGGCATCGTCGATGGCCGACAGGATGCGGCGCGTCTGCCAATCCTGCGCGGCGCATTCGACAGCAACAATGCCCTGGCCAACCGCCGGCAACATTTCCGCAAGCGAAAATTCGTAGGCGATGCGGTTCGCGAAGCCGACGCGCTGCAGCCCCGAGCGCGCCATGATCAGCGCGTCCGCGGGGCCGACCGCACCGCCGCCGGGCAGCCGCTGCATCTCGCAATTATCGAGCTTGCGGACGCGGGAGTCGGCGGCGCCGCGATAATGAATCACCTCGACCTCCGGAAACAGCCGCCGCGCATAGGCCGCGCGCCGTACCGCATTGGTGCCGATCTTGAAGCCCTTGCCGTGCGATCGCCTGAGATCGTCGATCGAAACGCCGGCGCGCAGCACCAGAACGTCGCCGGGCGGATCGCGCGACAATGTCGCGCCGATCACCAGCCCCGGGGTGTCTTCATTGCCCGGCATGTCCTTGAGCGAGTGCATCGCGGCCTGCAACTCGCCGGACACGACCGCCTGGCGGATTTCGGCGACGAACGCGCCGCCCTTGCCGCCGTGCTGCAAGAGCTTGCTGGTCTGATCGGAATCGCCCGTGGTCTCGAACTTGACAATCTCGACCTCGAGGCCGGGAACGGCCGCGGTCAGCCGCCTTGCGATTTCTTCGGTCTGGACCAGCGCCATCACGCTCTTGCGCGTGCCGATCTTGATGCGAATTGCCGCCATTCACTTTCCCTTCGCCACGCACGACCGCGGCACTTTTCCGACCGGTACATAAGGCCAGCCGATGCCCGAATGCAAATGAATGGCGGCCTCCCGCACCGCCGCCTCCCTGCACAACCGCCTCAGCGGCCTCTTCTAAATCCGAATTTAAGTTTCTCAAATCCAATTTAATGGCGGACGAGATACCCGGCCCTTACGCTGTAACTGACGAGAACATCCTGGCACTGGATGCCCCCAAAACAATGAGCCGAACGATGAAGATAAAATGCTTTCTGGCGGCACTGCCGCTCACGTTATCGCTCGCAATGTCAGCCGCGGCCGAGGCGCACACGAGGCCGATCAGCGCTCCGCCCCAGGCCTATGGAATCGTCGGCCGCGAGGTTGCCGCGCCGTCCTGGAGCGCCGCCTGTATGACGGACCACGGCCCCAGCGACTGCGGCGAGCCGATGTGGATCTATGGCAGCCCCGGCGCGATCGCAAGATACCGCAGCGCGTTCTGATCCTGGTTGAATTCGGCTAGGCATCCTGCAGGATCATATCGGCGGCCTTCTCCGCGATCATGATGATGACGGCGTTGGTATTGCCAGACACCAGATCCGGCATGATCGAGCCGTCGACGACGCGCAGGCCCTCCAGCCCACGTACCCGCAAGCGCTGGTCGACGACCGCCAGCGGATCGCTGCCCATCCGGCAGGTCGAGGTCGGATGATAGATCGTGCTGCCGCGCTGACGGCAATAGTTCAGGAGTTCTTCGTCGCTCGAGACCTTGGCGCCGGGGTCAACCTCGTCGACCACGTAGGGCTTGAGCGCCGGCGCGCGCAGGATTTTGCGCAAGATCTTCAGGCCTTCGACATTGGTGGTACGGTCGACTTCGGTTGCGAGATAGTTGATCCGTATTTCCGGCGGCGCCGCGGGATCGGCGCTCCTGATGCGCAGCGAGCCCCGGCTCTCGGGCCGTAGCTGGCAAACGGACGCGGTGAAGCCGGAGAACGAATGCAGCTTCTCGCCCATCTTGTCGGTCGAGAACGGCAGGAAGTGGATCTGGACGTCGGGCGTCGAAAGCCGCGGATTGGTCTTGAAGAACGCGCCCGACGTGCCGGCCGCGATCGACAGCGGCCCGGTGCGGAAGGCCGCATAGCGCAGGCCGGCCATTACCTTGCGGGCCGGCGAGTTGACGATGTCGTTGAGCGTGATGCGCTGCGTGCAACGCATCACCACGCGGACCTGCAAATGATCCTGCAGGTCGTTGCCGACGCCTGCTGCGTCGAGCACGACATCGATGCCGTGACCGCGCAGCAGCTCCGCCGGACCGACGCCGGAGAGTTGCAGCAATTGCGGCGAGTTGTAGGCGCCGCTGCAAACCAGGATTTCCTTGCGCGCCCGCGCGGTCCGCAACGCGCCTTCCTTCCGATATTCGACCGCGACCCCACGGCGCCCTTCGAACAGGATGCGCTGCGCCAGCGCCGCGGTTTCAATATGCAGGTTGGTCCGGCTCTTGGCGGGGCGAAGATAGGCCACCGCGGTACTGGCCCTTCTGCCGTGCCGCGTCGTGGTCTGGAAATATCCGGCGCCTTCCTGTGTCGCGCCGTTAAAATCCGCATTTTTGGGAATGCCGGTCTCGGCGGCCGCTTCGATGAAGGCCGCGGAGAGCGGGTCGGCGTGGCTCAACTCCGATACCGGCAGCGGGCCGCCGACGCCGTGGAATTGGTCGGCGCCGCGCGCCTGATCTTCGGCCTTCTTGAAATAGGGCAGCACGTCGTCGTAGCCCCAACCATGATTGCCGCGCTGGCGCCAGCGATCGTAATCCTCATGCTGGCCGCGGACGTAAAGCAAGCCGTTGATCGAACTCGATCCCCCCAGCACCTTGCCGCGCGGCTGAAACACCGTTCGTCCGTCCAGCCCCGGCTCGGGTTCGGTCTGGTACATCCAGTTGACGGTCTTTTCCTTGAACAGCCGGCCATAGCCGAGCGGCACGTGGATCCAGACATTGGTGTCCTTCGGGCCGGCTTCGAGCAGCAGCACCGAATGCCTGCCGTCGGCGCTCAGGCGGTTGGCCAGCACGCATCCGGCCGAGCCTGCGCCCACAATGATGTAGTCGAATTCCGGGGTCTCGGCGGAGCCGTGAGCCGCGGATGGAGCTTTGTTGTTCATTCTATGGCTGGCCCACGCTACCTGCGAAAACACAGTAGGCGATTGAGCTTATCCAGCCAAACCTGTCAACTTGGCGATGGTGGTCATGTTGCGGGCGGTGCCATCCGCCGCGGCCGGGATTTTGAGCTTCGATTTGCCGATTCCGTCGCGGTAATGGACGTAGATCTCCCGCTTGCCGAGCCGGACTTCTTCGCCGGCTCGCCCGGTGATTTGCGATAGAGCCGCCGCGGGCGGCGCTTTGTTCAAGAAGATCGCCACCGTGAGATTCGGGGCGGCCTTCGGAAACGGGTTCGCCTTGAGGACCGCGGCGAGCTCAGCGGCGGTACGGACCAGAACCCCGATGGGCTTGCCGGCGTAGTCCTTCAGGCTGGCCTCAAGCGCCGCCCTGATCCCGCCTTCGGGTTTTCCGCTCTTGAAGATCACATTGCCGCTGGCGATGAAGGTCCTGACCTCGGCAAAGCCTGCAGCCTCGCACATGGCCTTCAAGTCGTTCATCGGAAGCTTGCCGGTGCCGCCGACATTCACGGCCCGCAGCAACGCAACGAAGGTTTTCAATCCACGTCTCGCTGTCACCCGCGCCTTGCAAGTACGCATCTACTGCTGGGTCGCCGAGGCCGATTGGTCGGCTGGTTTTCCGAAAACCCGGCGACAGCCTTCGCTCAGACTCGCACGCTGCTTGCGCATACAAGCGGTAATACGTTCCACACTCGGAATTTCCGACGCACAAAGCCGAAAAACGTCGCCGGTGCAGAGACGGCGCTGATCGTCTTGGGTAAACGCGCGGCCCGTTGCTGGCAGCATTGTCAAACAAATAGCCAGACCCGTTGCGATCCCCAGATGACGAACTGTGAACAGATCAACTGGCATATAGTGTCCCCTGGATTGACCGACGTTGCGGTCGCCACCAGACGGTTGGCCGTCTTGGAATCATCCACCATGGTATCGATACCAAGGCCGATGCTTCAAGATTCTCAACCACAAGTGCACCGAAATTTTGCAACGGCGCCGGCAACGCAATTGCCGTCCCCTGATTTGGAACCGGCGTCCTTTGTCTCGGCGGTCCCGCGGGGCATTAGAGGGTCAGGCGTTGGGGTTTCCTGGCGATTCCAGCGCCTGCGCTCATTGCGATAGCCGGAGAAAGAATGTTATTCGAGGCGAGCTTGTTGGTCGCGAACACGGTCGTCCATGAAATCACACTTCGCCATTTTGCTTTCCTTGGCTTTGCTTTTCGGCGGTCTGGCTGCCGCGGAGGCCTCACCTGCAGAGATGATTTCCGGCTTTCGCCTGAAGCACGGCGAAGGACGCGTCGCCATCGACGCTACTCTGAATCGGATTGCGCTGGAACAGGCCAAGGCCATGGCCGCAAGAGATAAGCTCGACCACGATGTGCTTGGATCCTTCGGTTCGCGGATCGCACCATCGAAAGCGGGGCGGGCCGCGGAAAACATTGCGTATGGCTATGACAGTTTCGAAAAGACGCTCGATCAATGGATCACCTCATCGGAACATCGAAGAAATCTCCTGCTCTCCAAGGCCTCTCGTGTCGGTGTCGCCAGCGCAACAAGCGCTACTTCTCATCGCACCTATTGGGCCATGGAGATCGCGGGCGACTACGAACCGCCACGGCGGCTGGTCGCCGCCGGCACGAAGACGCCGCCGGCAGCCAAACGGAAGGCGTCTGTTCAATCCTGCCGGGTCAGACTCCTCGGCCTCTGTTTTTGATCGAGATCATCGAGCACAACGCACGAAGTTGAACTCTCTCCAGACTTCAACGAATGCGCTAGCAGCCACGTACGCATTTCTGGCATGTGGCATACAAAGTGCGTTGCAGCATCTTCCCGTCGTCTGTTAGCGTTTCGCTGCTTCAGCGCCTTTCTGAGGCGCTGTTGGCTCAACCGTTCACGACATGGCCAATCTGGCGATGCGTAAAGAACGGACACAACAGGGGAGGCTAAATCATGGTTCGCATTGCGAGCGCGCTATCCTTGCGCGTGCCTGAATCCCACAAACGCAAACTCTCTTACTCTGGAATAGCAAGTCTTCTGGCGACCAGCATCCTGGTCGCAGCGCCCGTTGCAGCAGACGCGCGCACCACGCAGATTCAAATCCAGTCCAGAGGCACTGCCTTCGGCGGCCATTCGTTCGCCGGCGTCGGCCAATACGAATTCATCACGGGGGTAGCGACGGGCGAGGTCAGCCCGACGAATCCGCAAAACGCTCTCATTACCGACATCCAGCTCGCACCGAGAAACACGCGCGGCAATGTCGTCTATCAGCACAATTTTTACATTTTGCAGCCTTTGGACCCCAGCAAGGGCAACCACAAGATGATGTACGAGCCGCCGAACCGCGGCGGCAAGACATATCAAACACTCAACAACACGCCGGATGGCACCAACGACCCGGCCGCACTCACCGATGCGACCGAGCTTGACGACTCGTTCCTGTGGACCCGCGGCTATATCACGGTGTGGTCGGGCTGGGAAAACAACCTCGGACCGCTGTCCCCTCCCTATCCGGCGACCGGTCCCGTGGCGACGGCTTCCTTCCCGATTGCGCACGGTGCGAACAACGCGACTCTCACCGGCCCCGGATATGAGTACATCGTAACCGGCGGCGCCACGTTCACGCTGGCTTATCCCGCCGCTTCAGGAAACCAGGGCGCGCCGGACGCCGTCTTGACCCATCGCGTCCATCTCGACGATCCTGCCGTCGTCGTCCCGACCAGCGGCTGGGCCTATACCGACGCCACCAACACAGCGATCAAATTGACTAGCGGGAATTTCGTCAACAATGACATTTACGAGTTCTCCTATATTGCCAAGCACCCAACGGTAAACGGATTGGGTCTTGCGGCGATCCGCGACTTCAATTCGTTCCTGCGTTCCGCGTCACATGACGATCTCGGCGCGCCCAACCCGATCAAGGGTCACATCGACCGCATCTATACGGAGACCTCCTCGCAGCCGGCCCGGACCCTCAACGACTTCGTCCATCTCGGATTCAATGAGGATGAGAACCACAGGAAGGTTTTCGACGGAATGATGCAATGGATCGGAGCCGGCGATGGTCTCAACATGAACTACCGCTGGTCTCAGACCAAGCGCACCAACCGCAACCGTCAGGAACTCCTCTATCTCGAGGGCCTTTATCCGTTTGCGAACGTACCGACCTACGATCCAATCTCCCGTACCAGCGACTGGCGCTACAAGAAGTGCGAGCAGACCCACACCTGTCCGCTGGCGATGGAATTCTATTCGGCCAATGAGTACTGGGTGAAGGCCGGTTCGCTGATGAGTACCGACCCGACGGGAAAAGTCGACCTGCCGGATCATGAACTCACACGACTGTATTTGCTGTCGAGCAAGCAGCATGGCGGCGCCGGCAACCCCACGACGAAGGGCGTCTGCCAGCAGTTCCTCAATCCGCTCGACTCCGCGCCCGTCCAGCGGGCGCTGTGGACCGATCTGGACGAGTGGTCGAC
This genomic window contains:
- the hemE gene encoding uroporphyrinogen decarboxylase yields the protein MMRQAGRYLPEYREVRAKAGGFLDLCFTPEFAAEVTLQPIRRFNFDAAIIFSDILVIPYALGRSVRFEVGEGPRLDPLDTPEKVETLAAKADFGMLEPVYEALRRVRRELDPKIALIGFCGAPWTVATYMVAGHGTPDQAPARMMAYSQPAAFAKIIDALVENSVQYLLGQLAAGADVLQIFDTWAGVLPPREFARWSVEPTRRIVAGVRAKVPDAKIVGFPRGAGALLPGYVEATGVDAVSIDWAAEPSLIRECVQTKVAVQGNLDPLVLIAGGAALDAAVDDVLANYAKGRLIFNLGHGIQPETPIAHVEQMLTRVRAFKE
- the hemC gene encoding hydroxymethylbilane synthase, whose product is MAAIRIKIGTRKSVMALVQTEEIARRLTAAVPGLEVEIVKFETTGDSDQTSKLLQHGGKGGAFVAEIRQAVVSGELQAAMHSLKDMPGNEDTPGLVIGATLSRDPPGDVLVLRAGVSIDDLRRSHGKGFKIGTNAVRRAAYARRLFPEVEVIHYRGAADSRVRKLDNCEMQRLPGGGAVGPADALIMARSGLQRVGFANRIAYEFSLAEMLPAVGQGIVAVECAAQDWQTRRILSAIDDAAAHQSADAEREVLWVLNGHCNSPIAGFSSIDGTQMSLTASVLDEAGGLFIEVSRSGPADRPRELGRAVGLELLAGGAAGIIDRSRPV
- a CDS encoding GMC family oxidoreductase, whose product is MNNKAPSAAHGSAETPEFDYIIVGAGSAGCVLANRLSADGRHSVLLLEAGPKDTNVWIHVPLGYGRLFKEKTVNWMYQTEPEPGLDGRTVFQPRGKVLGGSSSINGLLYVRGQHEDYDRWRQRGNHGWGYDDVLPYFKKAEDQARGADQFHGVGGPLPVSELSHADPLSAAFIEAAAETGIPKNADFNGATQEGAGYFQTTTRHGRRASTAVAYLRPAKSRTNLHIETAALAQRILFEGRRGVAVEYRKEGALRTARARKEILVCSGAYNSPQLLQLSGVGPAELLRGHGIDVVLDAAGVGNDLQDHLQVRVVMRCTQRITLNDIVNSPARKVMAGLRYAAFRTGPLSIAAGTSGAFFKTNPRLSTPDVQIHFLPFSTDKMGEKLHSFSGFTASVCQLRPESRGSLRIRSADPAAPPEIRINYLATEVDRTTNVEGLKILRKILRAPALKPYVVDEVDPGAKVSSDEELLNYCRQRGSTIYHPTSTCRMGSDPLAVVDQRLRVRGLEGLRVVDGSIMPDLVSGNTNAVIIMIAEKAADMILQDA
- a CDS encoding DUF1697 domain-containing protein → MKTFVALLRAVNVGGTGKLPMNDLKAMCEAAGFAEVRTFIASGNVIFKSGKPEGGIRAALEASLKDYAGKPIGVLVRTAAELAAVLKANPFPKAAPNLTVAIFLNKAPPAAALSQITGRAGEEVRLGKREIYVHYRDGIGKSKLKIPAAADGTARNMTTIAKLTGLAG
- a CDS encoding CAP domain-containing protein, whose amino-acid sequence is MKSHFAILLSLALLFGGLAAAEASPAEMISGFRLKHGEGRVAIDATLNRIALEQAKAMAARDKLDHDVLGSFGSRIAPSKAGRAAENIAYGYDSFEKTLDQWITSSEHRRNLLLSKASRVGVASATSATSHRTYWAMEIAGDYEPPRRLVAAGTKTPPAAKRKASVQSCRVRLLGLCF
- a CDS encoding alpha/beta hydrolase domain-containing protein, coding for MVRIASALSLRVPESHKRKLSYSGIASLLATSILVAAPVAADARTTQIQIQSRGTAFGGHSFAGVGQYEFITGVATGEVSPTNPQNALITDIQLAPRNTRGNVVYQHNFYILQPLDPSKGNHKMMYEPPNRGGKTYQTLNNTPDGTNDPAALTDATELDDSFLWTRGYITVWSGWENNLGPLSPPYPATGPVATASFPIAHGANNATLTGPGYEYIVTGGATFTLAYPAASGNQGAPDAVLTHRVHLDDPAVVVPTSGWAYTDATNTAIKLTSGNFVNNDIYEFSYIAKHPTVNGLGLAAIRDFNSFLRSASHDDLGAPNPIKGHIDRIYTETSSQPARTLNDFVHLGFNEDENHRKVFDGMMQWIGAGDGLNMNYRWSQTKRTNRNRQELLYLEGLYPFANVPTYDPISRTSDWRYKKCEQTHTCPLAMEFYSANEYWVKAGSLMSTDPTGKVDLPDHELTRLYLLSSKQHGGAGNPTTKGVCQQFLNPLDSAPVQRALWTDLDEWSTRGSEPPHSQVPKLRDGTLVPPLPRDSVGFPEIPGVTYTGLKTTRYRFNLGPNFYQTFVPTINPPVITPPYEDNPANGPIYPSYVPKTDKDGNDIAGIRLPELTVPLATYTGWGLRSGVWANDGCEASGQYIPFAATTAARTAANDPRLSVQERYPSFGFYKTQVVLAVDKLVRDRFLICDDTQEIVNRLLQAGLAAGVPAPGANESTSAPDPVPACQGRMPPRYHYHHVYERDGDGNDHGSH